Within the Carassius gibelio isolate Cgi1373 ecotype wild population from Czech Republic chromosome B15, carGib1.2-hapl.c, whole genome shotgun sequence genome, the region CTATGCTTGTACTTGTGCTATGCTTGTAAGAGTCAAAACACCAGAGAATATAGTAAAACTGATCAAAATGAAGATTGTTGATACTGGAATAAAACCGACATAAcgtggggtcagtaatttttttaatgtctctgtaaaaaaaaaagaaatctcaaaaaaatctagaaaaagtaatatttaaatagctttctattttaatattttcaaatgtaattagttatttttttatggcaaagctgaatcttcagcagttctttcaaaaatgttttattctctatatatatattttcttccatttattataaaattgctGTCAAGAGGAAAATCACAGGTCACAAAGTGACTAAATAATGCTTTCATTCACTTCTAAATAATGGtgcaattttattatattatcagaTGATTAGTATATAGTAATTTATTATAATGATCTCAATTTAGGAACAACAGAAGTCTGAGCAGTCTTCACTTCAAAACTCATTCTCAGTCAGACCTCACCTCACGTTCAGTGCGTGTATCGGTCACTGCGCTGGCCAGTTTTTTGAGGAGTTTGTCACTGTCCTGTGATTCCAGCCCGAGCTCAGCACACAGCTTCTGGATCAAAATCACACATTCCTGAAGAGAGGAGAGCATACAGTTCACTGACACATCTGTGACCTCCACACAATCTGTTTTTCTCTTGAATCTGTAATGAGTTCATCAATTCTGTACTCACCTGGATTACATTCTCTCTGCTGTGCAGCGATTGGCTGAGACTCTCTATGAGGTCATTTTTATTCTTCAGACTGGTCTGTGTGGCAAAACAGATCAGATAGGTGTTAGTCTTACAAACAGGCATCATTCCCAGCAGAATGACTCCATGTCATGACTGAGGGACAGTCCATGGCATTGTGACTCCTTATGACTGCATTCCACTAGTGTCATATAACTGCTATCAGCTCACACTAGCGAGCAAGCATACAAAAGCTCCTACCCAGCATGCACCAGAGCTATGAAATTACAGCACTCTGTAAAATGCTGAATTAAGGTAGATCAAAAGAAGGAAGTTATGTACAGTGGCCACgaaatatttggacacttaaaatCACACTTTATGTAAAAGCAGTACAGCACATTGCATTATATAACAACACATCAAATTCATTAACAATCTAAATTACTGGTAATATGTCATCCCTAGTTGtctttttaaattatgttatCTTATTTTGCTCTCCAAAACTTCTATGcagtattattttctaaataaatgtaacagaTTTTATGCTATTTAATGCAATGGAATGCAAACATTAATTGTGGCTTAAATGTCTAAACACATGATCAGGCCATTGTATAAATTCATACTTCATGTATTTTAATGCTCTCAAATGTTTCacatccaaaatgaaagtttttgtttacataatatatatgtgtgagtacggtgtatatatattataaatacatgtatacatttatatccatataattaattaaatttatatatatatatatatatatatatatatatatatatatatatatatatatatatatatatatatatatatatatatatatatatacacacacacaatacaaatatacacagaacacaaacataaactaaatcgtttgacagcactaatatatttgtgtatttagctaaaaataaatgcacaatgaAGACTGAAAGAGAAAAAATTACATCAAAACGCAGTAGCTGAGAAGCCTGTGATGAAAGAAAGCCTAAGGCAAACTCCTCTGGTCTGGGAAGATTCCtaaaagaggtgtgtgtgtgcatgtacagtatgtgtgtatgtgtgtgtgtatgtatataacgTACACCTCTCTACATGGGCAAACCCAAACACTATCTTTTTAAAAACATCCACACACCTTCTGCAATATACCGTATATAAGGAATCATTTGCCAAAAGTCAACAAAAAGATAAGGAGAGGGTGTGCCTCAGATGTGCTGTGCTAAGCCTTTTAAACACAGCGCACACAATCGCATGAAACACCCATGCCATTTAACTTAATTATCCCGGCCTCGTCTTACTTACCACTTGCGGAGACTTCAGCTGCTTGGCAGGGGCATCGGTTGTTGGTTTGTTGGTGTCCCTGAGCTGTGCCTCCAGAGTTCTGATGCGAGCCTGAGCTTGAACAAGCTGTTCACGCAACTGCTTCACAGCATGATGCATCTTACCTGCAGATGCCTAAAAAGAGAGCTATAAAAAtgaactaaagtttaaaaaacaGGGAGAAGCATCTAAAACTGTCAGACAGTCCTCACCTCTCTTTGCAATGGCATAAAGTCATCTTTTAGCTCGGTCATGATGTCATCGTTTTCTTCTTCAAACTCATCCTCCGTCCCGTTGTCACCATCTTCAAAATTCAGGACCTTTACTAACCCCGCTTTCAGTCCCATCTCATCTTTGCCATTCTGCACATCCCCTCTGTGTAACACAGGAATGCGACTTCCAGAAGGTGACCTCACTGGCTTTCCTTCAATCCTCCTTAACTCTTTGAAAACGGTGTCTATAATGGCTGAATGCTCTTCTGGCCAATCAAACAGATCGTTGCCGTCTAAAGAGTCCAGCGAGTGAACGGAGGTAGCGCGGGATCGAGATTGCAAAGAATGACAGGAACCAGACAGCGAGGCGGGGCTGGATCTGACAGATGCCGTTTTTGACCAATGGAGAGGCATGCTGCAGGATTTTTCTCGAGAGAGGCCCAATGATGTGAAGGCTTGATCGGGCAAGTTACGTGGAATCCCACAAACAGACTCGTAGTCCGAATCGGACACCCTCAATGAGTCGCAACACTCACACAGCTTGCCTTTCTGGCACCGCTTCCCTGTTGTCCTATAATACGGACACGACTCTGCTTTCTCAGACCACCATTCATACTCCGAGAGGGCCATGTTGTCCCTCAGCATTTCTCTGTATCCTTCCCCAACTGAATCCTTCTGGTCCCTTTCATCCTCACTGGAACTTCCGTTTCTCCTGGAGGTAGATGGGTGGTGTTGATCGTACATGCTTCGCACCCATCGCCTGATCTTGTCCCTTTCCTGAGTGAGTTTCTGGAGTCTCTCGCTCGACAGCACTCGGACTCGTGCGATGACGGTGTCAAACTTGAAAACTCGTTCCAGAACGGACACACACTTGCCGCATACAAACTCCCCCTGACCACTCCCACGTGGTACAGGCTGCTCTAATATATGTGTCAGCACACAGAGCAGGTCGATTCCTTTCGTGGGGGTGAGCACGCCACGAGACTTCGAGAGCGAACGGGAAGAGCTAAGGGATAAAGTGCTGCCtacaaataaaagattttttaaaaatcatgaaTTCGATAATTATAATCGAACATGCCATAATATGGAATATTAAAACCTACACAGCACATTAATAGCTTCAGTAATTAAAATTATGCagaaatttgaattttttttattatctgttttatttttaaatatataaagaaatagcaaatgtaatgtaattagaCATGTTCTCTGCAGGTCATACCCCATGGGCTGCTCTGTGCCGATCTGGGCAAGCTTCCCTTGCTAGAAAAGTCTGTCGGCGTCTGAGGTTGTGTTCCCTTTCTGTTCTGACCTGCATACAGCCATCGCCGCTGGTTACCTTGCAGGTCACTCCCACAGATCCGGCATCCTTCACTTTTACCTCGAGTACTCATCATAAACAGGTGCAGCAGGTGCCCTATactaacaataatgataaataattcaataaaaaataatcaaaaatataaaaaataaaaaattctcaaTATTATTCGAAAATTTTAAATGAGGGTTTCAAAAATTTATATAGAATGATACTGGCATCTGAGGAGTTTtagaacttatatatatatatatatatatatatatatatatatatatatatatatatatatatatatacacacacacacacacacacataaatacatacatacatacatgtatgctGTCAAacaaatcgcatccaaaataaaagtttgtttacaaagtatgtatatataaatacatatgtatgtaatataatgtgtgtgtgtatacatatatatatatatatacatatatatacatatatatatatatatatatatatatatagaaacagcATATTTCATGTAGCATATTTTCAGTGTATACATGTagagtttgtatttatatatacacataataaatatacacagtatacacattatgtaaacaaaaacatatacatatatatacacatacacacacacacacctgtgtaaatCTATGAGTAGTTCTCTGTTGTCCTTTGGCTGGGGTGGATCCACTGGACAGCTCACTCTCCCCTACTGACGGTCTCAGTGTTTACACGGGATGGACACATCGGCCTTGAGCTCTAAACACATGTATATAACAAAACTGATGTATTTATTGAAGACTTTAAGTGTAGCCACGCTAGCATAGTTTGGCCAAAAATGTATGTAGTCATTTACTCACAATGTTTAATGTTGTTCTAACCCTGTATAACTCACTGTTTTacctggaacacaaaaggaaatgtCAAACACAAGTGAACTAAGTTACTGACAGCCAGTCACCATTTGCTTTCGTTGCAGTTTTTCCCCATTCAATAAAAGTAAATGGTGACTGAAGCTGTCAGTCTGGCTAACATCGCTTCCGTTCCTTACAAGCCCTGCACGTCTGGAACAACATCAGGTgaataaatggtgacagaattgtcTTTGTTTGGTGGACTACTCTTTATAATCAGATCTATGAAAAACTAGCAGGGGCTCTTTAAAGCAGGATCttaaaaactcaaataaattatgcaaataagTGACGCGCTGGCAGAGAACTTTCCATACGATGACTAATCACAGCAACTCTCGGTTTTGATCTCCGTGTGCTCAGTGAAAAATGATTTTAAACCACTATCACAGCGCTTAAAACTGCCGCTGATATAAACCCACGCGAAACTGACTTTTGACTCCCGGAATGTCAGATTGACCCTGCAGAGGACAAAACATGATACGATAGACCAAACAACTCTTTAACACAGCCGTCAACTGACCCGATAAGTTTCGAGAAACGAAAATATCACATTACAATCAAAAATGAACAGATAAAGTCGCTTACCGAAGCTCAGGAAGTGTCTTCAGGTCTCGAGAAGAAGCTCTCGTGCGCCCAAACCAGAGTGGCAGCCGCCGCGCGCCGCTCTACCTTGCTGACGTAATCATAAATACCTGTTTCAGCGCGCAGCCGCGTGGCGCACTCCAGCTGTTCGCACAGTCATGTGCATATGGTAAtgtatgttataaaatattacaacacTAGTATTTCCACCTGCTAAGTAAATggctttaaatcatttatttctatGTTCTATTTCTATTGCTTTAAGTCAGTAATTTCTATGTGTGTCAGGAGAaagttacatttccaaacattcgattttgccattaattgtaattattaataataacaagttGTATAGCCCTtgacaaacacatttttgcattttttataacaatttattaatttattttataatttcatttgtTAAAATTGAACATTAGACTTGGATTATCTGTGGTGGCAGGACAGAATAACTTTCCTACAATATTCAAAATGattagaaaaatagaaaatagatagaaaactatatattatatagcaAACTTTAACTATAGAAAAAATGGATCACATTAtgttagcaaaaataaaaaatcttaggTGATTAATACGTTTACAATCATAATCTACATGATACATGATTACATTGAGGATTGTGCATATGCATGTAACAAGATCAGTTTCCTTTTGTCCTTCTCCTTAGATTAAGTGAGCCACTTGTCTATGCAGTTCTTGTAAACTGTGAGGTTTGAATGCCAGGAAGTATGGTGTACACCAGGGACGACACACTTGACCACGGCTCCCTCTGAGTTCAGTGTTTTCAAGCCAAAAGCATCTCTCAGATACCACTGGGGAAAGTGGAAAAATGATTAGGACAACTAAACTGCACCACTAAATTCAaagcattaaaggaataattaatcaaaaaatttaaatctgaTGAAAACCCACCCTCAGGCAATCTAAGATATAGAAGAGATTGTTTCTTCATAAGAACTGAATTGGCTTAAtttattacatcacttgttcaccaacagatcatctgcagtgaatgggtgccgtcagaatgagagtccaaacagctgataaaaacatcacaataatccacatgactcttAAAATCCTCGACTTTTTTTGCATGGAAATGGTgtctgatttgtgcatatttctctcctgattcagacaagatggctTTTTCACtgtagaaagcaatattatagataaAAATCTTTATCTAGATGCAAtgattttaagttaaaaacatcttgatggattttttttatctcacaaacgctttttacttcacaagatagCAACTGATAGACTGGACTCGtgttctcattctgacggcacccattgattGCAAAGGATTCATTATTTAGCAGTTGATatcatgctaaatttctccaaatctgtttagaTAAAGACACAAACTCATGTACACCACGGAttgcctgagagtgagtacatttcctttaacaaactaaataaaatcaaaagtagTTTTACAAAATGATTATAGGAACAAATGTATCCACTCACATCCTGCTTTTCCATCTCAACCACAGTTTCATTACTGTCATAAAACCCAAAAATACTGCGGGGGGAAAAAGAGATAAACTGTAAAAAGATGTAAAAAGGGCCTGAGTTGTAGAGATTGAAAACATGCTCTAAAAATCCACCACATAATCCTATAAGACCTTTTGAAGTTCAAACGCCCCTCTACATGTTTCTCATATTCATTCCAGTCTGCTAAACACCACATTAACCCTTTCCCAGCATGTAAGACTTTGATGATTTCTAACTCTGACAAACTTTAGATGATCAATGTCCCGTGATGAAATATTTGCAGAGACCTTGACTCCCATGGTGTAATAACGCCGTCATCTTGTCCACCGATCAGCACCAGCTTCTGTATGCGCAGGAAACTGTCTCGCCACGCTGCAAGAGAACAGCAGCATACAACACAAATCAAGGCCACTGAATTGAAAGTGCACAATCAACCCAAGCAAACGCTGTCATCTGAGCAGCGTATAAACACTGGATAGCAAAAGCCATGTCGTCTGAAATTACCTGTTGAATTGGCATGCTCTATTTCTCCATTCAGTGGGGCGAGATAGATGCTGCTTTTTAAGTATCTCTCTCTTTGGTGTGGATCTAGAGGGAAGAACAAGACAGAGAAGGATGTGCTGTGAATCAAATGAAATGCAGAACACTGATTTGCATGAAAGTGACACATCCACTTACCATTCCAGTAATTGCAGATAGATATCCGTTGTCCGTATGTAGTGTAACAAAAATTGTACAGTCTTGACTTGATAAATTTagggaaaaaatatttcaaataagatGAATCTGTAAAAGCATGGACAAAACACTTACAAGCACTTCTTTAAATAAAAGAGATGTTGTGGTGTGTGTAATGAAGGGAGGATAGGACGGACTGACCTCCATACTGTCCAGCTAGTGGTGAAGACAGTAATATCAGAGAGTGAACATTGTGCGTCGGCAGGGTTGCAAGAAGTCCTCGGCATATCAATCCACCTTTGAAAATATGATATGAAAAACAGTTAAACAGTGCCGTTCATAAGTTTGGAGACAGTATGATTTTTGCCCCcaaaatatgaatgtttatttatttatttttagaaaggatgcattaaatagataaaaaattcagcttttccatcacagcattaaaatacactttgaaatatattaaaacagaaaacagttattttaaactgaaatattatatcagaatattactgtttttactggatttttgatcaaataaatgcagctgcgGTGAGAATATGagacttttgaatggtgtatATGTAACAAATGTCTTATTGGATATAAGTTTAGATGACCTTGTGAGAAGCAGATGAGATGGACACCATCATCAGCGCTCTCCATGATGGGTCTGACGGCCTCTCTGAATCCATCTACCTGTTGCCAAAGTGGCTTCATACTGCTAATGTAGTCATAAAGTGCTAGTGTGGTCACTTTGGTACCTGGATGAGACTAAAACACAGTGGAAAACAGAAGTTGGTGAGTTTCATCCTTGATAAAAAGGAGAACTACCAAATATAGTGAACTGTAAGATGGAACtgaaataactttaaaaatgatCTTTTTCTGCATTTCAAGTTTtggtgcaaacatttttttttttttttggtttaaaatcacaatataatgtaacatttaaaatatgatgtaaaaatacaaatagaagTGCATTAGTTATTTTACTTACATTAAATGAACTTATATAGGCCTAATAAAAATGAGGttaaataagaaatgaaaataaaaaaataaaatgatcttaCCTGATTGATAAATTTAGCCAAAATATCAAACTGTCTGGGTCCATCTAATATCCCGTGAACAACAATAACTGGTCTGTATCCCATGACGGAGGACAGAAGAAATACAGCCCATATAACAACACATGGTCTGCAGCCATCAGTCATCAATCCCCCCATAAAGGCACTCCGACGATATCTCTCAATAATCTATAAATTGAAAccaatttttatttctttaataaaaattttagtaGGTTCCAAGCACACAATCCCAAGGGTGACAACACGTTCTGCCGAAAGAGCTGAAGCGCTATCTAGATTCGAGATGTTTATATCTGGTAAGTTGTTCCGCATGTGATGTTCTGTCACAGTTTGAGGTGATGCTTATATCAACcacttcctctttctcaccagatGATGTGGTTCATCAAAGAAATGCATTGCATGCTACTACTTGAGAATATGTCACATTGTTTACGTATATAATTTTCTTACTGAATGCAAGTTAAATAGGAGTTTCTACAAAGGGCTCAACAGTTTTAATCTTTCGGAGCACTAAATATATTTAAGCTACCAGTCACTGATAAactaaaatacatagttttgaaCATTCTTTACAAAATGTAGCTATATAtgattttacaaaatatacataaaaagttTTAAGGACATTTGTAATGAATTATGTCTTAGGTGGGCATTATATTTCCCATTCGTTTTAATAGGAAATGCATGCGACGCGTCCACCGGGAAATATAACGATTCATATTTAAGCATGGCACATCTGGTGCTCTGAACGCTTTCAATGTAGACTTGTATTTTGACAGGAATCATATATGTTCGTTTTGTTCCGCAAACTATACAGGATTCAAATAACACGGTTCAGTGGAAACACTAAAATATCTAAACTTTACAGTCTGTTGTCTCCAAGCATCGGTGCATGAAATAAAATCCAGCCAGTAACATATATCTAATATTTTTATCTAATTATCTAGATGTGCACTGAGAAAAGTAACATGTACCACGTGACCACGCCGTCTGATTAATCTAAGCGATAATTTAATGTTTACATGAATTATCAAAAATCATAGCAGAACAGTTAGCGACAACTACAAACCAGACCAAATATAGACCAATTCCATATAAATATTACCTATGTATTCGCTTAGTTTGTGTCTATTGCTAGACCAGGTCTGAACGTGTTactcaggacttttattttgacaggtcgCGCACAGTCCGTAGTGACCCGGATGCAGCCTTCATGTTTTCATAGGAGAAAGCGTGTGGAGACGCTACGCTAACGTAAGTATGAAGTTTCTTCTGAATAATGATACAGTCGTGTATGTGTATAAAACACATCTGACTGTACACGGTGCGGCTGTTTTCAACtacagcaataaataaatataattaagtgtCCGCTGTTGACCTAACGTACTGCTAATTTTTATGTCGGTTATGTCTCGGTTTCTACAGAAATTTTCTTGTACACATAAATTTCACTTCCAATATAATTTGACGgcttattttaatgaaattttgaATTCGAGTTGGTTACGAGAGTGTTATCTGGTGTTTCACATTATATTATGGTGAAAACTGTAGTGATACAGTCTCGTGTAATACTAAATCATATATGTGTTGTGTTCGTGTGCAGTCACAATGGCCAATCTGGAACAGTGGGTTAGTGACCAACTCCATGACATACTGGGTTTGAGTGACCGATATGTGTCCCAGTTCATGATCGGTCTGGTGCAGAAGTCTTCTGGACCTCAGGACTTTGTGGCTCGGCTTGAGCAAACTGGAACCATTGATATTGATCAAAGAATCACAGCGTTTGCACATGAGCTGTACAACAAAGTAAGTGTGCTCACTCAGTATGTTTAATGGAATTCATAAATTAAGATATACACTTACATTTAATGACTATCCATTTCAGGCTCCCAAAAAACATGTGGCAGAAAAACCTGCTCGGGCCGTGGAACGACAAGTCATGGAAATGGAGAGAAAGAACCGGACCTACACTCTTTTGGAGGACAGCGAGAGTGATGGCGAGACGGCaagagaaagaggaaaagagaagaaaagtaaagaCCGGGACAAAGGAAAGAAGAGAAAACACCTCCGACAGAAACGAGACGAAAGTTCATCGTCCAGTGAAGAGGACAGCAAAAAGAGGTAATTATGTCGGGCTGTCGATCTTTTAGATGCTGCGGACCCCCAAATATGAAGATCCTCTTGCGATGGACCCCCGTTCTAAAATTTAATTGTATGCAGAATTTGTACTGtgaaagaaaaacatcataaaatgaaaaaaatatttggaatatatatttagtttctatgaagttacattaatattttttcccCTACTGTACCATTTCCATTACATGTATTTCATTGgtttattcattcattgattGTTTTGCCAATTTGTTTACTTCAGTCTCTTTTGGATGTATTtaagttaaattatttattttattctttattttaattattaattatgaattatataattaCATCAAACCCTAGCACTCCCTGGTTCCCTGTGTGTCCCCGGACCCCAGTTTCAAAAGCCCGGGGCtaatacaaaacattttcaataaaaggcTTTAAATTTGTCTCGTTCAATCAGAAAGGGGCAACTATGCATTTCATTACTGTACTTTTGTTCTCAGTGGTTTCTCTTGTTTGGTCTTTGACTCTTTTAGCACTAAAGTCATGGACGAGCCAAAAAAAGCTGCCAAAGAAGATGAGGAGGAAGAATGGGAgcgggaagagagagagagaattcaagATCTGGAAGAGAGGGATGCATTTGCTGAACGAGTGAAACAGAAGGACAAAGACAAGACGAGACACATACTTGAGAGAAACGACAAAAAGGTAAAGCTAAGCAAGTTCTTGTCTACTAGTTTCGTGGTATGATCTAGGAAATTATGAGTGCTAATGATGTGCGCTGTCTGATTTCATCCTCGCAGGCTTATGAGGAAGctcaaaaaaaactcaaaatggaTGAAGAGGATAAAAAGAAAATGGTGACGAAGTCTTAAATTGTACTTGCATGCACAAGaatgttattttgttaatttaacattttatgatgCGAACATGTTGACCTGATTAATACATTATTCCAGTTTGTAGAAATCTGTACGAAGAAGCAATGATATCTGTTAACATTCAGTGTGGTCTCTTCAGCTTCCAGAGTTAAGGAAACAGTCCCGATGGCAGTATCTGAGCAAAAGAGAGCAGGAGAAGATTGATGACCTCGAGGCTGAAATTAAGGACGAGGAATACCTCTTC harbors:
- the LOC127972377 gene encoding repetitive organellar protein, coding for MMSTRGKSEGCRICGSDLQGNQRRWLYAGQNRKGTQPQTPTDFSSKGSLPRSAQSSPWGSTLSLSSSRSLSKSRGVLTPTKGIDLLCVLTHILEQPVPRGSGQGEFVCGKCVSVLERVFKFDTVIARVRVLSSERLQKLTQERDKIRRWVRSMYDQHHPSTSRRNGSSSEDERDQKDSVGEGYREMLRDNMALSEYEWWSEKAESCPYYRTTGKRCQKGKLCECCDSLRVSDSDYESVCGIPRNLPDQAFTSLGLSREKSCSMPLHWSKTASVRSSPASLSGSCHSLQSRSRATSVHSLDSLDGNDLFDWPEEHSAIIDTVFKELRRIEGKPVRSPSGSRIPVLHRGDVQNGKDEMGLKAGLVKVLNFEDGDNGTEDEFEEENDDIMTELKDDFMPLQREASAGKMHHAVKQLREQLVQAQARIRTLEAQLRDTNKPTTDAPAKQLKSPQVTSLKNKNDLIESLSQSLHSRENVIQECVILIQKLCAELGLESQDSDKLLKKLASAVTDTRTEREAVLEAELSEASEREKALEKQLQAMRDAGRERDRDIITLNTVLQCNQDVINHLHVELAERDRAQQEMMKEWEVWKERDSALTALVKENKDYISQLKEALESSRRDVQALSDSLIGRGLEGGGAEAGLVNQLREKEALLAASFRDREELSASMLQEISRLSSALTNTESIIMDQRENHKQAITALSEQLKNTLKELREKTKEKKEAELGWKKENKERASEEGKLRDNLQKRDKLIEQVLLELEERDGVLTELQQNISSQLGPRTALKHTL